aaaGAAGTCAAAAAAATCTCACGGAGCCGCGcggcgtcattttatatgtcatagtaactattctgTTTGTCAAAACTAAGATctggcaattattttgaaaaaacccttcgcgaaaagggctatcacgtccggagttctatggatttcaggggaaatgagtTGGGAAACAGCCTCGGCAGGGCATAGTTTGCTGAaacaaggtcatatttggcacgtgtgtgggccctaggatggtaagcaataccccatacgcggatttctaatccgacccacggacgaccatgttttcatttttggcgtgtgtgaaagccatgaaatctcgaacattatagctcatttctaagaagatttgtttaggtatttgaaatattccatttttgatatttttctatgatagatcttgtttttctgcaaaatttgatatattatacttatttttctcaattagaatgatttagttatgctttTTTGAAGATTGCCGTGGAGAAATAGAAAAAAGCTATATACCGTCGGCACAGGTCTGtagtgaaaaaaaaagaaaaaaaaatattgtgccgacggccaggctggtcttgtgccgacggccaaaactgtgccgacggtgaccgtcggcacctCCAGCCTGTACCGACGGCCATCCTTGTCGCCGCGTTTCGGAGGCTCCTGTgctgacggccccgacatttggccgtcggcacatcgctTGGCCCTCGGCGTACAGCAATTCTCCCGTAGTGCACGATTTCGCATTTGCATTGGACTGGTTTGGTAGATCTTCTGAGTTCCACTCATGCATGGTTTACCATTAAACTTCTCTGCTTATTTTTGAAACTAGTAGCTATCTTGGTCGGTTAGTCCTCAATCTAAACTATCCTAAACGAACTATCTGTCTTAGGTACAGAATTGCATTAAAAggttatcataagtagaattagCAGGCATGATGCTACAATAGAATTTTATCTGTCTGACTGTCTAGATTATTGACAGGCTTTTTCTTCATTGCAGCTGACGGAAGAtcattagctcatgaggcaaggaaCGAAGCTGCAGGGTTCGGTCGCAAGTGGGTATATGAAATGCCTCCTAGGATGTTGGCTCAGTGGTAACGTGTACTTTTAATTAAGTATATGACGCAGCGATAACAAAACATATATTTTCTTGAGAATCTTTAAATGACTTTACCAGCACACATTCAGGGATCATATTAGAGGTCTGAGAAGAAATGATGAGAATGTTTTCCCCCAAATTATTGCTTGTATTTTAGTAGTATCGGGGCTGACTTTCTGTTTATGTATACAAAAGGGCTGACTTTCTGTTTCTATGCTATATGTGCCGATTACTTTGTCCAAAAACTCGGCATAATTTGTTCATTTCATTGGGATGCTTTGTATTAACCAACTGGGTATTTTTGTTTGTCTGTAGGCTCGCAGATAGAGCAGAAGTACGCACTCAGCATGCTAAATTGAGACCTTATAGAGTTGGTCGGTTGGTTCTAGTCTTGTTTGGCTTTGCACATTAGAGTTTTGTGAAACTTCCTAGAATTTTCTGCATGGTTGGTTAGTTCAGTCGTTTTTATTTCCTCCACAGTTGCTACCGTCGTAGGAATTGATGAAGAGAAAAGAACTCCAGAGCTCTTTACACGATTTCCCTGCTCTTCTAAAATAGCTGTGCTGACTTGTTTGTAGTCTGAGTTTAGTTTCCTGACAGCGTTTAAACCCTCATTGTGATTCATTTTCCTCTGTTTGTTTCCAGATGGCAGTGTCTGCAATGAGACACGTCCTGGATCAAGGCCAGCGGTAATTTGTGAATTTGCTCAAGAGATTGACATTAATTGCTGCAATTTCTTGTGTCCTGTAATATTTTGCGTGGGATGTCGTTTCAATCAGACGACCACGAAACAGCCTGCTCATCCATAGGCCATTTATTCTGTTATTACATCTCACTGAATTCTGAAACCATGAGTGATACATCCGACTGCTTACTGCAgagccgagcgtgagaaactggcAATGCTGACCTTCATTTTTCCAATGGCTATGCCTTATGACCACTAACTGTTACAGTAAATGTCTACGAGGGAACTGCTTCCTGCACCTGTGGCAGCTTCGCCAGAGACAGCCTGCCTACAAAGTTGGTCGCGAGGCTGCCGAGGTAGAGGTCTCCGTCGAACTCCGTCACCGAAGTGATGAAGTTGATCACCTTCCCTTCAGAGTCGTCGAGCACACGGATGATCTCGCCGTCCTCCGACACATGAGTCACCATTGCCCCTTTTGCGGTCGCCTTTATCCTGTCGAGGAGCACCGGGAACGCCGCGACGACCCTCTTTGTGAAGGTCCAGCGGCTGACCAGGTCTAGCCATGGTGACCTCAGCTGCACGCATTTTGAGCACCAACAATAACGAGACGTTCAGTTCAAAAGGAAGAGAACAATTACGAGACGTTGCTTCGCATCAGATTGGTGAGGTGAGGTGAGGTGGAACCTGGATAAGGGCGATCCAAAAGGAGCCGTCTGGTGCTCGACGGATGTTATCCGGAGACCCCGGAAGGTCGACGAAGGTCTCTGTCTGCCCAGTCTTGTCCCCTTTCAGCCACAGCTTCAGGCATCTGTACCTGCACCGCACAGCATTCAGAAGAAGTCACTTGTGGAGCTGGTGTAGCCTGCAGACTGACTTATCTGCCGGAGGTTTCGTGAGGAATTACCCCGCCGACTCGCAGACGATGACGAAGGTCTCGTCCCGCGGCAGGGCCACGCCGTTGGCGAAGGCGAGGTTGTCGAGCGCGACTGAGGTCTTGCCAGTGCGCGGGTCGTACTTGAGGAGGCGGCCGGTGCGGCGGGCCTCGAGGTAGCCGAGGAACCACCGGTCGAAGGGGAATCTGGTGCTGGCGTCGCTGAAGTACACCGTGCCGTCGGATGCCTCGATGGCGGCGTCGGCGAACCTGGCCATGTGGCGGAAAGGGGGAAAAGATCAGTATTCAGTACTTGCAGGCTCAAGGGACGTTGCAATTTTCAGAGATGATCGAAAAGAAGACGAACCGGACCTGATCGTGGATCCTTGGACAGTCGACGCAAGAATGGTCACGCGGCCCTCCTCAACTCTCAGTAAACCCTGCCAAGAATTCACACCAACATATAAGTTTTGGAATAGCTTAAATGATTGTTCGAATGATTCTGTTACGCCCGGCGCAGCCGGCCGATCCGAATCTGCCATATATACCTTGTCGGCGTCGCAGACGAGCATGCTGCCGTCGGCGGAGGGCGCGATCCCGAGCAGGCCCGTGCCACCGACGAACCGCCACTGCTCCCACGACTCGTTGGGGCGCATCCTCTGCAGCCACCCGTCCCTCGTCGCCGTGTACACCGTCCCTCCATCCGCCGCGTCCACGTACACGTCTTCCGGCTCCCTCAGCAGCCCTTCCCCAAGCTTCTCCAGCCCCTTTATAAGGTATACCAATCAGTACATGGAAGGAAATACTACTAAATGAACGGAGTGGCAAAAGAAGAACTGACCTGGAGGAGGTTATTGGGCGTGTAGAGTGCGGCGGGCGGCGCGGGCGACGGGACCGGCTGGATGGGGCTGTTGAGCGCGACGTGGACCGCCAGAGACacgaccaccgccaccgccgccgtgccgAACAGACCTCCCGGCGCCATGAGGGACCGACCGACGTCGATCGATCGGCCGGCGTCGAGATACACCACTGAGCTAGAAGCTGAACTGACTAGAGAAGCTGTGGGGAGTGACACTGGCTGGCAGCACTGGCCGAGGCTGGCTGGGCTAGCACTTGCCGTGTGCAGACGGAGTTATGGGTTGCATGCATCTTTGAGACGTGAGATGGACCGCTTTCAGCAGGTTACGATGGCGACGAAGGCGTGGTCCAGGCAGCGCCGCGTCTGCATGGCATGGCATGTCACCAACTATCCACACATTCTCCACTAAACGGTCAACCGGCTAAAGCGACACGGGTAGAATAAATCGACCGCAGCGGAGACATGGGCAGGAATAGGATCCCACAATATGTGTACAGTATAATGTTTTGGTTGTTCCGTAGCCCTCCTTCTGACGGTGCTCACGGAGCCCTGTCACGTCGGAATGTCACATCCCCGGTCTGGAAAGGCTTCCCACGCATTCACAAAGCGCGCAAGGAGGTGTGTGCCCGCTACCGAGAGGGGGGTAGAGgacgatgcggaggcagggagtTCTCGTGCCTGGAAGACCCGTTGAGCCATGGCGTTCACGATAGGCGCGTGCCCGCAGCACCCTCAGAGCAATCCGGTGGCATGGCACGACCGCCGTTGGGATATGTTGAAGAGGTGATGCTTCTGAAGATCCTCCGACAGCG
This region of Lolium perenne isolate Kyuss_39 chromosome 2, Kyuss_2.0, whole genome shotgun sequence genomic DNA includes:
- the LOC127332692 gene encoding protein STRICTOSIDINE SYNTHASE-LIKE 4; translated protein: MAPGGLFGTAAVAVVVSLAVHVALNSPIQPVPSPAPPAALYTPNNLLQGLEKLGEGLLREPEDVYVDAADGGTVYTATRDGWLQRMRPNESWEQWRFVGGTGLLGIAPSADGSMLVCDADKGLLRVEEGRVTILASTVQGSTIRFADAAIEASDGTVYFSDASTRFPFDRWFLGYLEARRTGRLLKYDPRTGKTSVALDNLAFANGVALPRDETFVIVCESAGYRCLKLWLKGDKTGQTETFVDLPGSPDNIRRAPDGSFWIALIQLRSPWLDLVSRWTFTKRVVAAFPVLLDRIKATAKGAMVTHVSEDGEIIRVLDDSEGKVINFITSVTEFDGDLYLGSLATNFVGRLSLAKLPQVQEAVPS